Below is a window of Myxococcota bacterium DNA.
ACTTCGACCCGAATGCGGAGGCGATTCCCGGCCTGTTCGCCGCGCGGTATACGGGAAGCGGCCGGCTCGTCCTCGATTCGGTGCGCGACTACTACCGGCAGTACCGCTTCGCATGAGGCGCCCGCGCCGCTACGCGGCCGCCGCGGGGTCGGCCTCGTGAGCGACGTGCTGTCGATCCCGCTGCGCGACGAACACGGGCGACCGAAGCTCACGCCCGCCTCGATCCGCGGTTGGTCGACCCGTCTCGAGGCCCCGCCCGCGCACGCCTGGGTCGAGATCACGGGCGGCACCGACGCCTTTTGCGAGGGTCTGGACCTCGAGGCCCTCGCCGGATTCGAGGATCCGGCCGAGATCGTCGGGGTACTCCAGGACTTCGCCGCGCTCTTGCAGGCGATCGAACGTCATCCGCGTCCGGTGCTCGCGCGGGTGGAGGGTCCGGTGCTCGGCGGGGGCGTGGGCGTGGTCGCGGCCTGCGACTTTGTCGTCGCCGCTCCCGGCACCGAGTTCTCCCTGCCCGAAGCGCTGGTCGGGCTGATTCCCGCGGTGGTGTTGCCAACCCTCTCGCGTCGCATGGCTCCCACCCATGCTCGCAGCCTCGCACTCGGCAGCCCGGCCCTCGACGCAGAGGCGGCCTGCCGGCGCGGTCTCGTCGACGAGGTGGCGGAGGACACGCGCTCCGCTGCACGTCGCCATGGAAAACGCTGGGCACGCATGTCGCCGTTGGCCCAGGCCGCGGTGAAGGAGCTCACGGCGTCGAGCGGCGATGCGCGCCCCTTCCTCGACGCGGCGATCAAGCGCTTCCATGAACTCCTGGCGAGCCCCGCCAGCCAGGCGCGCCTGCGACGCTTCCTGGCGGGTGAGGCCCCCTGGCCGACGACGGACGACGAACGCGCGTTGGAGGAATCGTGAGCGGAATCTTCGACGGCAAGGTCGTGGTGATCACGGGCGGATCGCGCGGCATCGGACGTGCGATCGTGCTCGGGGCCCTCGAGCGCGGCGCCTCGGTGGTCTTCTGCGGCCGCACGCTCGGCGAGGCCTCGGACGAGGTGTTGTCCGCTGCCGATGCGCTGGGTGCGCGCGACCGCGTGTTGGCCGTGCAGGCCGACGTGTCCTCCGAAGCCGACGTCGAGGCGCTCTTTGATCGGACCCTCGAGCGTTTCGAGCGCGTCGACGCGGCGGTGAACAACGCTGCCGTTTCCCGCGACGATCTGCTGTTGCGCATGCCGACCGAGGTATTCGACGAGGTGATCGCCAACAACCTGACGGGACCCTTCCTGGTAGCGCGTCGCGCCGTTCAGGAATTCCTCGGCCAGGGCGAGGGCGGCGCGATCGTGAACATCGGCTCCCTCTCCCAGAACGGCGCGACCTCCCAGGCCGCCTACTCCGCGAGCAAGGGCGGGCTGCAGGGCCTCACCCGTTCGATCGCGAAGGAGTACGGGCGTCGCGGCGTGCGCGCGAACGTCGTCGTCGGGGGCTACGTACAGACCCGCATGTCGGATCAGATCCCCGAAGCCTTCCGCACCTTCCTGGTCGACCACTGCCCCCTGCGGCGCCTCGGCGAACCCGAAGAGGTCGCCGACATCGCGCTCTTCCTGGCGAGTGAGCGGGCGTCGTTCATCAACGGCGAATCGATCCATGCGACCGGCGGCCTGGTGGACGTCCCGCTGTGAAGCTCGAGACGCTCGAAGACGGCATCGCGAGCCTGCGGATCAGCGAAGACGACGCGCCCTACCTGGACACCACCGGCGCGGTGCGCGAGCTCGAAGCGGCCGTCGCCACGCTCCGCGCCGACACGACCGTGCGTGCGGTCCTCGTCGAGGGCGGGCGGCCCTACTTCTCGGCGGGAGCCCACCGCGATCTGCTGACCGACGAAGATGCACGCGCCAAGATCGCGGCCTTCTGTCAGCGGTTCCCGAGCCTGCTCCTCGACCTGCCGGTCCCCAGCGTCGCGGCGATGGAAGGGCACGCCGTCGGCGGCGGCTGGCTGATCGGCCTCTGGTGCGATGTGCCGGTTCACGCCCGAGAGAGCCTCTACGGTGC
It encodes the following:
- a CDS encoding enoyl-CoA hydratase/isomerase family protein translates to MSDVLSIPLRDEHGRPKLTPASIRGWSTRLEAPPAHAWVEITGGTDAFCEGLDLEALAGFEDPAEIVGVLQDFAALLQAIERHPRPVLARVEGPVLGGGVGVVAACDFVVAAPGTEFSLPEALVGLIPAVVLPTLSRRMAPTHARSLALGSPALDAEAACRRGLVDEVAEDTRSAARRHGKRWARMSPLAQAAVKELTASSGDARPFLDAAIKRFHELLASPASQARLRRFLAGEAPWPTTDDERALEES
- a CDS encoding SDR family oxidoreductase — protein: MSGIFDGKVVVITGGSRGIGRAIVLGALERGASVVFCGRTLGEASDEVLSAADALGARDRVLAVQADVSSEADVEALFDRTLERFERVDAAVNNAAVSRDDLLLRMPTEVFDEVIANNLTGPFLVARRAVQEFLGQGEGGAIVNIGSLSQNGATSQAAYSASKGGLQGLTRSIAKEYGRRGVRANVVVGGYVQTRMSDQIPEAFRTFLVDHCPLRRLGEPEEVADIALFLASERASFINGESIHATGGLVDVPL